Proteins from a single region of Pseudomonas quebecensis:
- a CDS encoding SulP family inorganic anion transporter, with translation MRAAQLKAVLPRELLASVVVFLVALPLCMGIAIASGMPPAKGLITGIIGGLVVGWLAGSPLQVSGPAAGLAVLVFELVRQHGMLMLGPILLLAGFLQLVAGRLRLGCWFRVTAPAVVYGMLAGIGVLIVLSQIHVMLDGAPKPSGLDNLAGFPAALVEAIPTLGGGLGWQAGVLGLSTMLVMYLWDKLRPQSLRFVPGALLGVGLATVTSLVLALQVKRVEVPENLADAIDWLRPSDLLNLADPQLLIAAFAVAFIASAETLLSAAAVDRMHSGQRSDFDKELSAQGVGNMLCGLVGALPMTGVIVRSSANVQAGATTRLSAMFHGVWLLGFVLLLSSVLQSIPVASLAGVLVYTGIKLVDLKAFKALGRYGRMPMFTYAATALAIIFTDLLTGVLVGFGLTLVKLAFKASRLKVSLIDLPQDGEMELRLIGAATFLKVPALTQVLSTVPAGTTVHVPLNNLSYIDHSCLELLEEWGRANAAKGSKLVIEARGLKRRLEGRIRMTTGIGSAPSIG, from the coding sequence ATGCGTGCTGCTCAATTGAAAGCTGTATTGCCACGGGAGTTGCTTGCTTCGGTGGTTGTGTTTCTGGTCGCCCTGCCCTTGTGCATGGGTATCGCCATTGCGTCCGGCATGCCGCCGGCCAAGGGCCTGATCACCGGTATTATCGGTGGCCTCGTGGTGGGCTGGCTGGCGGGGTCGCCGCTGCAAGTCAGCGGCCCGGCGGCGGGTTTGGCGGTGCTGGTGTTCGAGTTGGTGCGCCAGCACGGCATGCTGATGCTGGGGCCGATCCTGTTGTTGGCGGGGTTTCTGCAACTGGTGGCCGGGCGTTTGCGTCTGGGCTGCTGGTTCCGCGTGACGGCACCGGCGGTGGTCTACGGCATGCTGGCGGGCATTGGCGTGCTGATTGTGCTGTCGCAGATTCATGTGATGCTCGATGGCGCGCCCAAGCCCTCGGGGCTGGATAACCTGGCGGGCTTCCCGGCCGCACTGGTCGAAGCTATCCCCACCCTCGGCGGCGGCCTCGGCTGGCAGGCGGGAGTGCTCGGCTTGTCCACGATGCTGGTGATGTACCTGTGGGACAAGCTGCGCCCGCAGTCGCTGCGCTTCGTGCCGGGCGCCCTGCTCGGTGTCGGCCTGGCCACGGTCACCAGCCTGGTGCTGGCGTTGCAGGTCAAGCGGGTTGAGGTGCCCGAGAACCTCGCCGACGCGATCGACTGGCTGCGCCCCAGCGACCTGCTCAACCTGGCCGACCCACAATTGCTGATCGCCGCGTTTGCCGTTGCGTTTATTGCCAGTGCCGAAACCCTGCTCTCCGCGGCCGCTGTGGATCGCATGCACAGTGGTCAACGTTCCGATTTCGACAAGGAATTGTCCGCCCAAGGCGTAGGCAACATGCTGTGCGGCCTGGTGGGCGCCCTGCCGATGACCGGTGTAATCGTGCGCAGTTCGGCCAACGTACAGGCCGGTGCTACCACGCGATTGTCTGCCATGTTTCACGGCGTGTGGCTGCTGGGTTTTGTGCTGCTGCTGTCGAGCGTGCTGCAAAGCATTCCGGTGGCGAGCCTGGCGGGTGTGCTGGTGTACACCGGGATCAAGCTGGTTGACCTCAAGGCCTTCAAGGCATTGGGACGTTATGGCCGGATGCCGATGTTTACCTATGCCGCGACCGCACTGGCGATCATCTTCACCGACTTGCTGACCGGCGTGCTGGTGGGTTTTGGTCTGACGCTGGTCAAGCTCGCGTTCAAGGCGTCACGCTTGAAGGTGAGCCTGATTGATCTGCCTCAGGACGGTGAGATGGAGTTGCGCTTGATCGGCGCGGCGACATTTCTCAAAGTGCCGGCGCTGACCCAGGTGCTGTCGACCGTGCCGGCCGGCACCACTGTGCATGTGCCGCTCAATAACCTGAGTTACATCGATCATTCCTGTCTGGAGTTGCTGGAGGAATGGGGGCGGGCCAATGCTGCCAAAGGGTCGAAGTTGGTGATTGAAGCGCGAGGGTTGAAACGCAGGCTCGAAGGCCGCATCAGGATGACGACGGGGATCGGCTCGGCACCCTCTATCGGCTGA